In a genomic window of Streptomyces sp. BHT-5-2:
- a CDS encoding DUF1648 domain-containing protein → MKQSGVSAPPAGTRRRGWLAAAPFIVVTLALGALYACVAGRLPDRLATGFGLDGRPDGYSSPQTFLVMCLAVLLGLGAGIGLLVRRGVPAGRGRILVGTGWFTAVVLGVPSAVILLGNAGNAGDAGPGAVRLPAWVMAVTLGAGAVAGVLAGLLAGPDVPAPRPAAGTADRLDLPAGVRAGWSRTVSSLPMALLGGLLVGVGILQAALGSPLGGAVMGAGGVTVVGCCSARVTVDRRGLTVQPTLLPFARRRIPLDRTAEATSRSIAALSEYGGWGYRIRPGGSGLLLRSGEGVVLRLTNGREFVVTIDDAATAAALLNTYLDRRRSGEGG, encoded by the coding sequence ATGAAGCAATCCGGGGTGTCCGCCCCACCCGCCGGCACCCGCCGGCGGGGCTGGCTCGCCGCCGCGCCGTTCATCGTCGTCACCCTCGCCCTCGGCGCGCTCTACGCGTGCGTCGCCGGCCGGCTGCCCGACCGGCTCGCCACCGGCTTCGGCCTCGACGGCCGGCCCGACGGCTACTCCTCGCCGCAGACGTTCCTCGTGATGTGCCTGGCGGTCCTGTTGGGGCTCGGCGCCGGCATCGGTCTGTTGGTCCGGCGCGGGGTGCCCGCGGGGCGCGGGCGGATACTCGTCGGGACGGGCTGGTTCACCGCCGTCGTCCTCGGCGTTCCGTCGGCCGTGATCCTGCTCGGGAACGCCGGGAACGCCGGTGACGCCGGTCCGGGTGCGGTACGGCTCCCGGCCTGGGTGATGGCGGTCACGCTGGGGGCGGGGGCCGTGGCCGGCGTCCTGGCCGGGCTGTTGGCCGGTCCCGACGTCCCGGCGCCCCGCCCCGCAGCGGGTACCGCGGACCGCCTCGACCTGCCCGCCGGTGTCCGGGCCGGCTGGTCACGCACCGTCAGCTCGCTGCCGATGGCCCTCCTGGGCGGCCTGCTGGTGGGCGTCGGAATCCTCCAGGCCGCGCTCGGCAGCCCGCTCGGCGGTGCGGTGATGGGCGCGGGCGGCGTGACGGTCGTGGGCTGTTGCTCCGCACGGGTGACCGTCGACCGGCGCGGGCTGACCGTCCAGCCGACCCTGCTGCCGTTCGCGCGGCGCCGGATACCGCTCGACAGGACGGCGGAGGCGACCAGCCGCTCGATCGCGGCGCTCTCCGAGTACGGTGGCTGGGGGTACCGCATCCGGCCCGGCGGCAGCGGCCTGCTGCTCCGCTCGGGAGAGGGCGTGGTGCTCCGCCTCACCAACGGCCGGGAGTTCGTGGTGACGATCGACGACGCCGCCACCGCCGCCGCCCTGCTCAACACCTACCTCGACCGCCGGCGCTCCGGAGAAGGAGGCTGA
- the acnA gene encoding aconitate hydratase AcnA — MSANSFDARSTLQVGDESYEIFRLDKVEGSARLPYSLKVLLENLLRTEDGANITADHIRALGNWDSQAQPSQEIQFTPARVIMQDFTGVPCVVDLATMREAVKELGGDPAKINPLAPAELVIDHSVIADKFGTKDAFGQNVELEYGRNRERYQFLRWGQTAFDEFKVVPPGTGIVHQVNIEHLARTVMVRNGQAYPDTLVGTDSHTTMVNGLGVLGWGVGGIEAEAAMLGQPVSMLIPRVVGFKLTGELKPGTTATDLVLTITEMLRKHGVVGKFVEFYGEGVAATSLANRATIGNMSPEFGSTAAIFPIDDETLNYLKLTGRSEQQVALVEAYAKQQGLWLDPAAEPDFSEKLELDLSTVVPSIAGPKRPQDRIVLANAAEQFKLDVRNYVDSVDEAGVESFPASDAPAVHNGVPSNPVTVTAPDGSTYELDHGAVTVAAITSCTNTSNPYVMVAAALVAKKAVEKGLTRKPWVKTTLAPGSKVVTDYFDKAGLTPYLDKVGFNLVGYGCTTCIGNSGPLPEEVSKAVNDHDLAVTSVLSGNRNFEGRINPDVKMNYLASPPLVVAYAIAGSMKVDITTEALGIDQDGNPVFLKDIWPTEAEVNDVVANAIGEDMFNKSYADVFAGDAQWQALPIPTGNTFEWDAESTYVRKPPYFEGMQMEPEPVQDIAGARVLAKLGDSVTTDHISPAGAIKADTPAGKYLTEHGVERRDFNSYGSRRGNHEVMIRGTFANIRLRNQIAPGTEGGYTRDFTQADAPVSFIYDASRNYIEQGIPLVVLAGKEYGSGSSRDWAAKGTALLGVKAVIAESYERIHRSNLIGMGVLPLQFPEGASAEALGLTGEETFSFTGVEELNNGTTPRTVKVTTDTGVEFDAVVRIDTPGEADYYRNGGIMQYVLRSLIRK; from the coding sequence GTGTCGGCGAACAGCTTCGACGCCCGTAGCACGCTGCAGGTGGGCGACGAGTCGTACGAGATCTTCAGGCTGGACAAGGTGGAGGGCTCGGCCCGTCTGCCCTACAGCCTCAAGGTGCTGCTGGAGAATCTGCTCCGCACCGAGGACGGCGCGAACATCACCGCCGACCACATCCGTGCCCTCGGCAACTGGGACTCCCAGGCGCAGCCCTCGCAGGAGATCCAGTTCACGCCGGCCCGCGTGATCATGCAGGACTTCACCGGCGTCCCGTGCGTCGTGGACCTGGCGACCATGCGCGAGGCCGTGAAGGAGCTGGGCGGCGACCCGGCGAAGATCAACCCGCTGGCGCCGGCCGAGCTGGTCATCGACCACTCCGTCATCGCCGACAAGTTCGGCACCAAGGACGCGTTCGGCCAGAACGTGGAGCTGGAGTACGGTCGCAACCGCGAGCGCTACCAGTTCCTGCGCTGGGGCCAGACCGCCTTCGACGAGTTCAAGGTCGTCCCGCCGGGCACCGGCATCGTCCACCAGGTCAACATCGAGCACCTGGCCCGCACGGTCATGGTCCGCAACGGCCAGGCCTACCCCGACACCCTCGTCGGCACCGACTCGCACACCACCATGGTCAACGGCCTGGGCGTGCTGGGCTGGGGCGTCGGCGGCATCGAGGCCGAGGCCGCGATGCTCGGCCAGCCGGTCTCCATGCTCATCCCGCGCGTCGTCGGCTTCAAGCTGACCGGTGAGCTCAAGCCGGGCACCACCGCCACCGACCTCGTGCTGACCATCACCGAGATGCTGCGCAAGCACGGTGTCGTCGGCAAGTTCGTCGAGTTCTACGGCGAGGGCGTCGCCGCCACCTCGCTCGCCAACCGCGCCACCATCGGCAACATGTCGCCGGAGTTCGGCTCCACCGCCGCGATCTTCCCGATCGACGACGAGACGCTGAACTACCTGAAGCTGACCGGCCGCAGCGAGCAGCAGGTCGCGCTGGTCGAGGCGTACGCCAAGCAGCAGGGCCTCTGGCTGGACCCGGCCGCCGAGCCGGACTTCTCCGAGAAGCTGGAGCTGGACCTCTCCACCGTCGTCCCGTCCATCGCCGGCCCGAAGCGCCCGCAGGACCGCATCGTCCTCGCCAACGCCGCCGAGCAGTTCAAGCTGGACGTCCGCAACTACGTGGACAGCGTGGACGAGGCCGGCGTGGAGTCCTTCCCGGCCTCCGACGCCCCGGCCGTCCACAACGGCGTGCCGTCCAACCCGGTCACCGTGACCGCCCCCGACGGCTCGACCTACGAGCTGGACCACGGCGCCGTCACCGTCGCCGCGATCACCTCCTGCACCAACACCTCGAACCCGTACGTCATGGTCGCCGCCGCCCTGGTGGCCAAGAAGGCGGTCGAGAAGGGACTGACCCGCAAGCCGTGGGTCAAGACCACGCTCGCCCCGGGCTCCAAGGTCGTCACCGACTACTTCGACAAGGCGGGCCTGACCCCCTACCTCGACAAGGTCGGCTTCAACCTCGTCGGCTACGGCTGCACCACCTGCATCGGCAACTCCGGCCCGCTGCCGGAGGAGGTCTCCAAGGCCGTCAACGACCACGACCTCGCCGTCACCTCGGTGCTCTCCGGCAACCGCAACTTCGAGGGCCGGATCAACCCCGACGTCAAGATGAACTACCTGGCGTCCCCGCCGCTGGTCGTCGCCTACGCGATCGCCGGCTCCATGAAGGTGGACATCACCACCGAGGCCCTGGGCATCGACCAGGACGGCAACCCGGTCTTCCTCAAGGACATCTGGCCGACCGAGGCCGAGGTCAACGACGTGGTCGCGAACGCGATCGGCGAGGACATGTTCAACAAGTCCTACGCCGACGTCTTCGCGGGCGACGCCCAGTGGCAGGCGCTGCCGATCCCGACCGGCAACACCTTCGAGTGGGACGCCGAGTCCACCTACGTCCGCAAGCCCCCGTACTTCGAGGGCATGCAGATGGAGCCGGAGCCGGTCCAGGACATCGCCGGTGCCCGCGTGCTGGCCAAGCTGGGCGACTCGGTCACCACCGACCACATCTCCCCGGCCGGCGCGATCAAGGCCGACACCCCGGCCGGCAAGTACCTCACGGAGCACGGCGTCGAGCGCCGCGACTTCAACAGCTACGGCTCCCGCCGCGGCAACCACGAGGTCATGATCCGCGGCACGTTCGCCAACATCCGCCTGCGCAACCAGATCGCGCCGGGCACCGAGGGCGGCTACACCCGCGACTTCACCCAGGCGGACGCGCCGGTGTCGTTCATCTACGACGCCTCGCGCAACTACATCGAGCAGGGCATCCCGCTGGTCGTCCTGGCCGGCAAGGAGTACGGCTCCGGCTCGTCCCGCGACTGGGCGGCCAAGGGCACCGCGCTGCTGGGCGTCAAGGCCGTCATCGCCGAGTCCTACGAGCGCATCCACCGCTCCAACCTCATCGGCATGGGCGTCCTGCCGCTGCAGTTCCCGGAGGGTGCCAGCGCCGAGGCCCTCGGCCTGACCGGCGAGGAGACCTTCTCCTTCACCGGCGTCGAGGAGCTCAACAACGGCACCACCCCGCGCACGGTGAAGGTCACCACCGACACCGGTGTCGAGTTCGACGCGGTGGTCCGCATCGACACCCCCGGTGAGGCGGACTACTACCGCAACGGCGGCATCATGCAGTACGTGCTCCGGAGCCTGATCCGCAAGTAA
- a CDS encoding GntR family transcriptional regulator, with product MLFRVDPGSSVPLGDQIAASVRGAIADGSVRAGERLPAARALAASLGVNVHTVLRGYQRLKEEGLIELRRGRGAVVTGAASPARARLGETAERLIAEARHLGLTDEEIVRVVRLGLDGG from the coding sequence GTGCTGTTCCGTGTCGACCCCGGTTCGTCCGTCCCGCTCGGCGACCAGATCGCCGCCTCGGTCCGCGGCGCCATCGCCGACGGCTCGGTCCGCGCCGGGGAGCGCCTCCCCGCCGCCCGCGCGCTGGCCGCCTCCCTCGGCGTCAACGTCCACACCGTGCTGCGCGGCTACCAGCGGCTGAAGGAGGAGGGGCTGATCGAACTCCGCCGCGGCCGCGGCGCGGTGGTCACCGGAGCCGCCTCCCCGGCCCGCGCCCGTCTCGGCGAGACCGCCGAGCGGTTGATCGCCGAGGCGCGCCACCTGGGCCTGACCGACGAGGAGATCGTGCGGGTGGTACGGCTCGGGCTGGACGGCGGATGA
- a CDS encoding DoxX family protein — MRTADQPSPPAERMAQYPAGHRSSAGDWGLLLLRLTFGLLMAGHGAQKLFGIFGGRGLAATGRGFEALGYHPGKVFAVICGLSEALGGLGLALGFLTPLAAAAIVGVMINAMATVTGAHGLWTTQGGVEDGLGVTVAALAVAALGPGRLAVDRFFPWGRGGWLPLAVALGLGGTGAAITLTL; from the coding sequence ATGAGGACCGCCGACCAGCCGTCCCCGCCCGCGGAGCGCATGGCGCAGTACCCCGCCGGACACCGGTCCTCCGCCGGCGACTGGGGGCTTCTGCTTCTCCGACTCACCTTCGGCCTGCTCATGGCCGGGCACGGAGCCCAGAAGCTCTTCGGGATCTTCGGCGGCCGTGGCCTGGCGGCCACCGGCCGGGGCTTCGAGGCCCTCGGCTACCACCCGGGCAAGGTCTTCGCCGTGATCTGCGGCCTCTCCGAGGCCCTCGGCGGCCTGGGCCTGGCGCTGGGGTTCCTCACCCCGCTCGCCGCGGCCGCAATCGTCGGCGTCATGATCAACGCCATGGCCACGGTCACCGGCGCCCACGGGCTGTGGACGACCCAGGGCGGCGTGGAGGACGGCCTCGGCGTCACCGTCGCCGCCCTCGCCGTCGCCGCCCTCGGCCCGGGCCGCCTCGCCGTCGACCGCTTCTTCCCCTGGGGCAGGGGCGGCTGGCTCCCCCTCGCCGTCGCCCTGGGCCTCGGCGGCACCGGAGCCGCGATCACCCTGACCCTCTGA
- a CDS encoding UDP-N-acetylglucosamine 1-carboxyvinyltransferase, producing the protein MADDYLVRIGRLIRDARQHRGWTQTQLAEALGTSQSAVNRIERGNQNISLEMIARIGEALDSEIVSLGYAGPMHLRVVGGRRLSGSIDVKTSKNACVALLCATLLNAGRTTLRRVARIEEVYRILEVLGSIGVRTRWINDGNDLEIVPPAQLDLDAMDMEAARRTRSVIMFLGPLLHRMDHFKLPYAGGCDLGTRTVTPHMTALRHFGLEVTATDGTYLAEVDRTVAPKRAIVLTERGDTVTENALLAAARHDGITVIRNASSNYMVQDLCFFLEELGVRVDGIGTTTLTVHGIAKIDRDVDFAPSEDPVEAMSLLAAAVVTESELTIRRVPVEFLEIELAVLEEMGLDHERSTEYRADNGRTRLIDLTVRPSKLQAPIDKIHPMPFPGLNIDNVPFFAAIAATAQGQTLIHDWVYDNRAIYLTDLTRLGAQVKLLDPHRVLVDGPTRWRSAEMMCPPALRPAVVVLLAMMAAEGTSVLRNVYVINRGYEDLAERLNSIGAQIETFRDI; encoded by the coding sequence ATGGCAGACGACTACCTCGTACGCATCGGCAGGCTCATCCGTGACGCCAGGCAACACCGTGGCTGGACACAGACGCAGCTCGCCGAGGCGCTCGGCACCAGCCAGAGTGCGGTCAATCGCATCGAACGCGGCAACCAGAACATCAGCCTTGAGATGATCGCCCGCATCGGCGAAGCCCTGGACAGCGAAATCGTCTCGCTCGGATACGCCGGACCGATGCATCTGCGGGTCGTCGGCGGCCGCCGGCTGTCCGGCAGCATCGACGTCAAGACGAGCAAGAACGCCTGCGTCGCGCTGCTGTGCGCGACGCTGCTCAACGCGGGCCGCACAACTCTGCGGCGGGTGGCCCGTATTGAGGAGGTCTACCGCATCCTGGAGGTGCTGGGCAGCATCGGCGTCCGCACCCGCTGGATCAACGACGGCAACGACCTGGAGATCGTGCCGCCGGCCCAACTCGACCTGGACGCCATGGACATGGAGGCGGCCCGCCGCACCCGCAGCGTCATCATGTTCCTCGGCCCGCTGCTGCACCGGATGGACCACTTCAAGCTGCCCTACGCGGGCGGCTGCGACCTCGGCACCCGGACCGTCACGCCCCACATGACGGCTCTGCGGCACTTCGGTCTGGAGGTCACCGCGACCGACGGCACCTACCTCGCGGAGGTCGACCGCACCGTCGCCCCCAAGCGCGCCATCGTCCTGACCGAACGCGGCGACACCGTCACCGAGAACGCACTGCTGGCCGCCGCGCGGCACGACGGCATCACGGTCATCCGCAACGCCTCCTCCAACTACATGGTCCAGGACCTCTGCTTCTTCCTGGAGGAGCTGGGCGTCCGGGTCGACGGCATCGGCACCACCACCCTCACTGTCCACGGCATCGCCAAGATCGACCGTGATGTGGACTTCGCGCCGTCCGAGGACCCGGTCGAGGCGATGAGCCTGCTGGCGGCGGCCGTCGTCACCGAGTCGGAACTGACGATCCGTCGGGTCCCGGTGGAGTTCCTGGAGATCGAGCTGGCCGTCCTGGAGGAGATGGGCCTGGACCACGAGCGCAGCACGGAGTACCGCGCCGACAACGGCCGTACCCGCCTGATCGACCTGACGGTCCGTCCCTCCAAGCTCCAGGCCCCGATCGACAAGATCCACCCGATGCCCTTCCCAGGCCTCAACATCGACAACGTCCCGTTCTTCGCGGCCATCGCGGCCACCGCCCAGGGCCAGACCCTCATCCACGACTGGGTCTACGACAACCGCGCCATCTACCTCACCGACCTCACCCGGCTCGGCGCCCAGGTCAAACTCCTGGACCCGCACCGCGTCCTGGTCGACGGCCCCACCCGCTGGCGCTCCGCGGAAATGATGTGCCCCCCGGCACTCCGCCCCGCCGTCGTCGTCCTGCTGGCCATGATGGCCGCCGAGGGAACCTCGGTCCTGCGCAACGTCTACGTCATCAACCGCGGCTACGAGGACCTCGCCGAACGCCTGAACTCGATCGGCGCCCAGATCGAAACCTTCCGGGACATCTGA
- a CDS encoding VCBS repeat-containing protein yields the protein MGFLPRRKRGRALTRLATAALAATLLGTTAGTAVADSPAPLPASLKNADFGKLKSTAPEAPKAPKSRMYSAPGEVNAPFFPLTGVERDGFLYMQDSNGSGFDERMFRGADWDAFKAAQRVDHNKDGYEEGMYFWTFDGELGYTDFASDARRIGGGWNIYDKVLSPGNLGGAKESDIMAVDKSGVMYVYLAHPDGKVDPRIKIGAGWGAYTQIAGQGDLTGDGKPDIVARDASGVLWLYEGTGSYKAPFKPRKKIGAGWNTYNYLFSTGDVNRDGYADLLARATNGDLYLYKGTGNARAPYAKPVKIGWGYNAYRLMF from the coding sequence GTGGGTTTCCTTCCCCGCCGTAAGCGTGGCCGCGCGCTCACCCGGCTCGCGACCGCAGCGCTCGCAGCGACCCTGCTGGGCACCACCGCGGGAACCGCCGTCGCCGACAGTCCGGCGCCCCTTCCGGCGTCCCTGAAGAACGCCGACTTCGGCAAGCTGAAGTCGACCGCCCCCGAGGCGCCGAAGGCTCCCAAGAGCCGCATGTACTCCGCCCCGGGCGAAGTGAACGCCCCGTTCTTCCCCCTCACGGGCGTGGAGCGCGACGGTTTCCTGTACATGCAGGATTCGAACGGCAGCGGCTTCGACGAGCGCATGTTCAGGGGGGCCGACTGGGACGCCTTCAAGGCCGCCCAGCGGGTCGACCACAACAAGGACGGCTACGAGGAGGGAATGTACTTCTGGACCTTCGACGGTGAACTGGGCTACACCGACTTCGCCTCGGACGCCCGCAGGATCGGCGGCGGCTGGAACATCTACGACAAGGTCCTGTCCCCCGGCAACCTCGGCGGCGCCAAGGAATCCGACATCATGGCCGTCGACAAGTCGGGCGTGATGTACGTCTACCTCGCCCACCCCGACGGCAAGGTGGACCCGCGCATCAAGATCGGCGCCGGCTGGGGTGCGTACACCCAGATAGCCGGCCAGGGCGATCTGACCGGTGACGGCAAGCCCGACATCGTCGCCCGCGACGCCTCCGGCGTGCTGTGGCTCTACGAGGGCACGGGCAGCTACAAGGCCCCGTTCAAGCCGCGCAAGAAGATCGGCGCCGGCTGGAACACGTACAACTACCTGTTCTCCACCGGCGATGTGAACCGGGACGGCTACGCCGACCTGCTCGCCCGCGCCACCAACGGCGACCTGTACCTCTACAAGGGCACCGGCAACGCCCGCGCCCCGTACGCCAAGCCCGTCAAGATCGGCTGGGGTTACAACGCCTACCGCCTGATGTTCTGA
- a CDS encoding metalloregulator ArsR/SmtB family transcription factor produces the protein MGLDGASLTSLAVLGDDLRRRMFQFARRARRPVTREEVADSLGISRKLAAFHLDKLVAAGLLHTHYESAAGIHKVGRRPKVYELVAEAIAVSIPERRHEILAGFLAEAVTTAADGESAREAALRVAREHGTALGAADRARMRPGRLGAERGLSLAAERLDAFGFEPERTAPTVLRLCNCPFHPLAAKAPELVCAVNQAFLAGYLRGLGSDRTRAVQAPRPGSCCVELRGDDVAGPPPEDDDAGER, from the coding sequence GTGGGACTGGATGGCGCGTCGCTGACCTCGCTGGCCGTCCTCGGTGACGACCTCCGCCGCCGCATGTTCCAGTTCGCGCGGCGGGCGCGGCGGCCGGTCACCCGCGAGGAGGTCGCCGACAGCCTGGGGATCTCCCGCAAGCTTGCCGCCTTCCACCTCGACAAGCTGGTGGCGGCGGGGCTGCTGCACACCCACTACGAGTCCGCCGCCGGCATCCACAAGGTCGGCCGCCGGCCGAAGGTGTACGAGCTGGTGGCCGAGGCCATCGCGGTGAGCATCCCCGAGCGCCGCCACGAGATCCTGGCCGGCTTCCTCGCCGAGGCCGTCACCACCGCGGCGGACGGCGAATCGGCCCGCGAGGCCGCACTCCGGGTCGCCCGCGAGCACGGCACGGCGCTGGGGGCGGCCGACCGTGCGCGGATGCGCCCCGGGCGACTGGGGGCCGAGCGCGGACTGAGCCTGGCCGCGGAGAGGCTGGACGCGTTCGGGTTCGAGCCGGAGCGCACCGCCCCCACCGTGCTGCGCCTGTGCAACTGCCCGTTCCATCCGCTGGCCGCCAAGGCCCCGGAGCTCGTCTGCGCCGTCAACCAGGCGTTCCTGGCCGGCTATCTGCGCGGCCTGGGCAGCGACCGGACCCGGGCGGTGCAGGCGCCGCGGCCCGGCTCGTGCTGCGTCGAACTGCGCGGTGACGACGTGGCGGGCCCGCCCCCGGAGGACGACGACGCCGGCGAGCGGTGA